A window of the Helianthus annuus cultivar XRQ/B chromosome 4, HanXRQr2.0-SUNRISE, whole genome shotgun sequence genome harbors these coding sequences:
- the LOC110937956 gene encoding uncharacterized protein LOC110937956 encodes MVLFNFIYRNISTHARKRCYGLLSSSSSPFSTTTTSHSSNPNTFTTTYLINSCGVSPESALLASKRLDLSKSPKTADSVLTLLKNHGFTKSQVSKVILSCPKILLCDLENTLLPNFKILNSLGFSNAELVTIVTSRPRSIMQGKFHDTALLSVSFLRTVLGSDDKVINAIKRFPQVLTYDLQVYGAENIQLLLEIGVPELRIKSMLAQQPRTFFTSADRFKTVVGNVTKMGIDPSKARFLWAIHAFRAMSKSTWDKKVELYMKWGWSKDEILLAFERNPGCMMASMDKITRILDFLVNTMGWDKSYIIQSPIIVCYSIEKRIIPRCLVYKYLAEKGLTGDIEDFCFTQSQWLTYSEKLFLKWVVKKYEAEAPELLKLYEKHMNVANGL; translated from the coding sequence ATGGTGTTATTTAATTTCATTTACAGAAACATTTCAACCCATGCAAGAAAGCGTTGCTATGGActcttatcatcatcatcatccccattttcaacaacaacaacttcaCATTCTTCAAATCCAAACACTTTCACCACCACATACCTCATTAACTCATGTGGGGTTTCGCCAGAATCTGCACTTTTAGCCTCCAAACGTCTAGATTTATCAAAATCCCCCAAAACAGCAGACTCTGTTCTTACCCTTCTCAAGAACCATGGTTTCACCAAATCGCAAGTTTCTAAAGTGATTCTGAGTTGCCCCAAGATCTTATTATGTGATCTTGAAAACACCCTTTTGCCCAATTTCAAAATCTTGAATTCTTTAGGGTTTTCAAATGCTGaacttgttacaattgttacTAGTAGACCTAGAAGTATTATGCAAGGAAAGTTTCATGATACAGCCTTGCTTTCTGTTAGTTTTTTAAGAACTGTTTTAGGGTCAGATGATAAGGTTATCAATGCCATTAAGCGGTTTCCGCAAGTGTTGACGTATGATTTACAGGTTTACGGTGCGGAGAATATACAGTTGTTGTTAGAAATAGGGGTTCCCGAGTTGAGAATAAAGTCTATGTTGGCACAACAGCCCAGGACTTTTTTTACGTCGGCTGATAGATTTAAAACAGTTGTTGGAAATGTGACGAAAATGGGGATTGACCCGTCAAAGGCGAGGTTTCTTTGGGCGATACACGCGTTCAGGGCTATGAGCAAATCCACTTGGGATAAAAAGGTTGAGCTTTATATGAAGTGGGGTTGGTCTAAAGATGAGATTTTGTTGGCGTTCGAGAGGAATCCGGGGTGTATGATGGCTTCGATGGATAAAATTACGCGAATCTTGGATTTTCTTGTGAATACGATGGGTTGGGATAAAAGTTACATCATTCAATCGCCGATAATCGTTTGTTATAGCATAGAGAAGAGGATTATTCCGAGGTGTTTGGTTTATAAGTATTTGGCGGAGAAAGGGTTGACCGGAGATATAGAGGATTTTTGCTTTACTCAGAGTCAGTGGTTGACGTATTCGGAAAAGTTATTTCTCAAATGGGTTGTAAAGAAGTATGAAGCGGAAGCCCCTGAACTGTTGAAACTGTATGAGAAGCATATGAATGTGGCAAATGGATTGTAG